A region from the Streptomyces lydicus genome encodes:
- a CDS encoding MbtH family protein, whose translation MANPFENDEASYYVLVNDEGQYSLWPAFAEIPAGWHTVHGQDTRAACLAHVEENWTDMRPLSLVRAMESDAA comes from the coding sequence GTGGCCAATCCCTTCGAGAACGACGAGGCGTCCTACTACGTGCTCGTCAACGACGAGGGCCAGTACTCGCTGTGGCCGGCCTTCGCCGAGATCCCGGCCGGCTGGCACACCGTGCACGGTCAGGACACCCGTGCCGCCTGCCTCGCCCACGTCGAGGAGAACTGGACCGACATGCGCCCCCTCAGCCTCGTCCGCGCCATGGAGAGCGACGCGGCCTGA
- a CDS encoding AfsR/SARP family transcriptional regulator: MEFRILGPVQVCRDGEHVTLSGTKIKTVLAALLLARGRVVSDARLSHLLWGWHPPVTVSAQIYTYISRLRMQLGDGVRIVRQLPGYALEAGNARLDFLEFERLARLGGEAQEAGDLERADAHLRGALELWRGAALSDVTEVLANAELPRLEEARAAVTEQRIEGDLALGRHLRVVPELTSLVAEFPVRERMRAQLMKALYLSGRQADALNAFHEGRRVLAEELGVTPGTELAEVYQAVLAGEPVVKAEAPTAVIRTVTPAMLPPDVPDFTGREAELAQLRRLLPPSEQRTWHARRFLLSGMPGSGKTALAVRAANECLDAFPDGQLYVNLRHADGSPRDPRDVLVGLLRALGEPVDATEPDLDELIRLYRTRTARRRLLILLDNAVSELQLSGLLPGAPEPAVLITSQTALGPIGGLHTMVLPALSEAESLRMLSSAVDPMRIEAEPEAAREIARHCAGLPLAVRVAATRLAARPRCSLQRIAERLADPYSRLQELQVRGLSVSHRLEMSLRRLGRADHELLLRLSELGHEVFSVHAAARCLGLAAAEVEEGLESLVDEGLLSFSDESGRATYRLNSLLRLFARTSRPRQEPAA, translated from the coding sequence ATGGAGTTCCGGATTCTCGGTCCGGTGCAGGTCTGCAGGGACGGCGAGCACGTCACACTGTCAGGCACCAAGATCAAAACTGTGCTCGCAGCGTTGCTGCTGGCCAGGGGGCGGGTGGTGTCGGACGCGCGGCTGAGCCATCTGCTGTGGGGGTGGCATCCACCGGTCACCGTGAGCGCGCAGATCTACACGTACATCTCGCGGTTGCGGATGCAGCTCGGCGACGGGGTGCGGATCGTCCGGCAACTGCCCGGCTACGCCTTGGAGGCCGGGAACGCCCGGCTGGACTTCCTGGAGTTCGAGCGGCTGGCCCGGCTCGGTGGCGAGGCCCAGGAGGCGGGGGACCTGGAGCGGGCGGACGCGCACTTGCGCGGCGCGCTCGAACTGTGGCGCGGAGCGGCCCTGTCCGATGTCACCGAGGTCCTGGCGAACGCCGAACTGCCCAGGCTGGAGGAGGCCCGGGCCGCGGTGACCGAGCAGCGGATCGAAGGGGATCTGGCGCTGGGCCGCCATCTGCGGGTGGTGCCCGAACTGACGTCGCTGGTGGCCGAGTTCCCGGTGCGGGAGCGGATGCGGGCGCAGCTGATGAAGGCGCTGTATCTGAGCGGGCGGCAGGCCGACGCGCTGAACGCATTCCACGAGGGGCGGCGGGTGCTCGCCGAGGAGCTGGGCGTGACGCCGGGCACGGAGCTGGCCGAGGTGTATCAGGCGGTGCTGGCGGGGGAGCCCGTCGTGAAGGCGGAGGCGCCGACGGCGGTGATCCGGACGGTGACACCGGCGATGCTGCCCCCGGATGTGCCCGACTTCACCGGCCGCGAGGCCGAGTTGGCGCAGTTGCGCAGGCTGCTGCCGCCGAGCGAGCAGCGCACGTGGCACGCCCGCCGGTTCCTGCTGTCGGGGATGCCGGGCAGCGGGAAAACGGCGCTGGCGGTGCGGGCGGCCAATGAGTGTCTGGACGCCTTCCCCGACGGGCAGTTGTACGTGAATCTGCGGCACGCGGACGGCTCGCCGCGTGATCCCCGGGATGTCCTGGTGGGCCTGTTGCGGGCGCTCGGGGAGCCGGTGGATGCCACCGAGCCGGATCTGGACGAGCTGATCCGGTTGTACCGGACCCGCACAGCCCGCCGGCGCCTGCTGATCCTGCTGGACAACGCGGTCAGCGAGCTGCAGTTGTCCGGGCTGTTGCCCGGGGCACCGGAGCCCGCGGTGCTGATCACCAGTCAGACGGCGCTGGGGCCGATCGGCGGGCTGCACACCATGGTGCTGCCCGCCCTGAGTGAGGCGGAGAGTCTGCGGATGCTGTCGTCGGCGGTGGACCCGATGCGGATCGAGGCCGAGCCGGAGGCGGCGCGGGAGATCGCCCGGCACTGCGCCGGACTTCCGCTCGCGGTGCGTGTCGCCGCGACCCGGCTGGCCGCGCGGCCGCGGTGCTCGCTGCAGCGGATCGCGGAGCGGCTCGCCGATCCGTACAGCCGGCTTCAGGAGCTGCAGGTACGCGGGCTGTCGGTGTCGCACCGCCTGGAGATGTCGTTGCGCCGGCTGGGACGTGCGGATCACGAGCTGCTGCTGCGCCTTTCGGAGCTCGGGCACGAGGTGTTCTCCGTCCACGCGGCCGCCCGCTGCCTGGGTCTGGCGGCCGCCGAGGTGGAGGAGGGGCTGGAGTCCCTGGTCGACGAAGGGCTGTTGTCGTTCTCGGACGAGTCGGGCCGGGCGACGTACCGGCTCAACAGCCTGCTACGGCTGTTCGCCCGGACCAGTCGTCCCCGGCAGGAGCCGGCGGCCTGA
- a CDS encoding TauD/TfdA family dioxygenase produces the protein MASQESWTPLDIEPEGVGGPEELIERLGAMTPAEMSRLLTEEKAIAFRGFDIPADTLDDVLDRVLPHRIGGALRPARERYIDDVWSVGREQPHMAVRPYNEMSSTHAWPGRIALYCHTAPATGGPTMVVDGAIWLASLTLELRERFAPGVRYVRYLHDGVGFGVSWQRAFVTTRRDDVEVFLDGTGTEWRWTADGGIHISRVRPAVVTHPVTGADVWFNQVHRWHPAGRGPGDVLSRSLSADQRPWNVTLADGSAILTEEVTQICESAARATVDIPWGRGDLLLLDNVALAHGRRPFTGTRRVRVGMAH, from the coding sequence GTGGCGAGCCAGGAGTCCTGGACGCCTCTGGACATCGAACCGGAGGGCGTAGGCGGCCCGGAGGAGCTGATCGAGCGCCTGGGCGCCATGACCCCGGCGGAGATGAGCCGACTGCTCACCGAGGAGAAAGCCATCGCCTTCCGCGGCTTCGACATTCCCGCGGACACACTCGACGACGTACTCGACCGGGTCCTGCCCCACCGCATCGGCGGGGCGCTGCGCCCCGCCCGCGAACGCTACATCGACGACGTCTGGTCGGTCGGCCGCGAACAGCCCCACATGGCGGTTCGCCCCTACAACGAGATGAGCAGTACGCACGCCTGGCCCGGCCGCATCGCCCTGTACTGCCACACCGCCCCCGCCACCGGCGGCCCCACCATGGTGGTCGACGGTGCGATCTGGCTCGCCTCCCTCACCCTCGAACTGCGCGAACGGTTCGCCCCCGGCGTCCGCTACGTCCGCTATCTGCACGACGGCGTGGGCTTTGGCGTCAGCTGGCAGCGCGCGTTCGTCACCACCCGCCGAGACGATGTCGAGGTCTTCCTCGACGGAACCGGCACCGAGTGGCGCTGGACGGCCGACGGAGGCATTCACATCTCCCGCGTCCGGCCCGCCGTCGTCACCCACCCGGTCACCGGTGCCGACGTCTGGTTCAACCAGGTCCACCGCTGGCACCCGGCGGGCCGCGGCCCTGGCGACGTCCTGTCCCGGAGCCTGTCCGCGGACCAAAGGCCCTGGAACGTCACACTCGCCGACGGCTCGGCGATCCTCACGGAGGAAGTCACCCAGATCTGCGAGTCGGCGGCCCGCGCCACCGTGGACATTCCCTGGGGTCGAGGCGATCTGCTGCTCCTCGACAACGTGGCTCTCGCCCACGGCCGCCGGCCCTTCACCGGGACGCGCCGCGTCCGTGTCGGGATGGCTCACTGA
- a CDS encoding flavin reductase family protein: MNSTATALRFDRSRFRDVLGRFCTGVTIIAGVHEGQPMGFACQSFASLSLEPPLVSVAVAQSSVSGRRIEESGSFCATVLRADQAELCRRFGRSGADKFAGVAWDPAEVTGSPRVGGGLAWVDCRIESVVPAGDHRIVIGRVMDLSAPEEGGDGAPLLFYRGAFLGATRQAVAKR, translated from the coding sequence GTGAACTCGACCGCCACCGCGCTCCGCTTCGACCGGAGCCGTTTCCGGGATGTGCTCGGCCGGTTCTGTACGGGGGTGACGATCATCGCCGGCGTCCATGAGGGACAACCGATGGGGTTCGCCTGCCAGTCCTTCGCCTCGCTCTCGCTGGAGCCGCCGCTGGTGTCGGTCGCGGTGGCGCAGAGCTCGGTGAGCGGGCGGCGGATCGAAGAGTCGGGGTCGTTCTGTGCGACGGTGCTGCGCGCCGACCAGGCGGAGCTGTGCCGCAGGTTCGGCCGCAGTGGTGCGGACAAGTTCGCGGGGGTGGCCTGGGACCCGGCCGAGGTGACCGGGTCGCCGCGGGTCGGTGGTGGTCTGGCATGGGTGGATTGCCGGATCGAGAGTGTGGTGCCGGCCGGCGACCATCGGATCGTGATCGGCCGGGTGATGGATCTGAGCGCGCCCGAGGAGGGCGGGGACGGTGCACCGCTGCTGTTCTATCGGGGTGCGTTTCTCGGTGCGACTCGGCAAGCCGTCGCCAAGAGGTAG
- a CDS encoding helix-turn-helix domain-containing protein — protein sequence MLNSCGSVEELAGLVGRPIEIVRSALDECVRLGLIRPSWETPGRVHAVSPDVALHALLARQESALVARQREMAATRVEVARLSEEFAVTRRRLRHNEVEQLEGLDRIRDRIGELTLGCERSLVAFAPGGHQTSDNREASRPLTESLRDRGVTMRTIYLDSIYNDPATVEHARWLMELGNQVRTVAWLPTRMIIFDGESAILPMDPDNSGDGALLFRGKGVIVALIELFRLVWDRAAPVTSARRQRTCTDDHGLTSQGKAVLRLLGEGFTDEGVARKLGVSVRTGRRITADLMGRLGAKSRFQAGLHAARLGWLDEVPQVGTPSETGLLGPSPTASAGDECRLVGL from the coding sequence TTGCTTAATTCATGTGGCTCGGTCGAGGAGCTGGCCGGGTTGGTCGGGCGCCCGATAGAGATCGTACGCAGCGCATTGGACGAATGCGTGCGGCTTGGCCTGATCCGCCCCTCCTGGGAGACCCCCGGGCGGGTGCACGCGGTCAGCCCGGACGTCGCCCTCCACGCGCTGCTCGCCCGACAGGAGTCCGCACTGGTGGCCCGGCAGCGCGAGATGGCCGCGACCCGGGTGGAAGTCGCCCGCCTGTCCGAGGAGTTCGCCGTCACGCGCCGCCGGTTGCGGCACAACGAGGTCGAGCAGCTGGAGGGCCTGGACCGGATCCGTGATCGCATCGGCGAACTCACCCTCGGCTGCGAACGCAGCCTGGTCGCCTTCGCCCCCGGCGGACACCAGACCTCGGACAACAGGGAAGCCAGCCGCCCGCTCACCGAGTCCCTCCGGGACCGCGGGGTGACGATGCGGACCATCTATCTCGACAGCATCTACAACGACCCCGCCACCGTCGAACACGCCCGCTGGCTGATGGAGTTGGGCAACCAGGTCCGGACCGTGGCCTGGCTGCCCACCCGCATGATCATCTTCGATGGGGAGTCGGCCATCCTGCCCATGGACCCGGACAACAGCGGTGACGGCGCACTGCTCTTTCGCGGCAAGGGCGTGATCGTCGCCCTGATCGAACTCTTCCGTCTGGTGTGGGACCGCGCCGCTCCCGTCACCAGCGCCCGCCGCCAGCGCACCTGCACCGACGACCATGGCCTCACCAGCCAGGGGAAGGCGGTCCTGCGCCTGCTGGGGGAGGGCTTCACCGACGAGGGCGTGGCGCGCAAACTCGGTGTGTCGGTGCGTACCGGACGACGCATCACCGCCGACCTGATGGGACGGCTCGGGGCCAAGAGCCGCTTCCAGGCCGGCCTGCACGCGGCCCGCCTCGGCTGGCTCGACGAGGTCCCCCAGGTGGGCACACCCTCGGAGACCGGGCTGCTCGGCCCGTCGCCCACCGCATCGGCCGGCGACGAATGCCGACTGGTCGGCCTGTGA
- a CDS encoding acyl carrier protein produces MTTYGVDQVAPSDLQRWLVERVAEYLPDLGEAVDPTRQLGEYGLDSIAVVAFAADVEEQLGIAVDPTAIWDYPSVGELAEHLAAELAERRPQAA; encoded by the coding sequence ATGACCACGTACGGCGTCGACCAGGTTGCACCGTCCGATCTGCAGCGCTGGCTCGTCGAGCGCGTCGCCGAGTACCTGCCGGACCTCGGCGAGGCCGTCGACCCCACCCGGCAGCTCGGTGAGTACGGCCTCGACTCCATAGCGGTGGTGGCGTTCGCCGCCGATGTGGAGGAGCAACTCGGCATAGCCGTCGATCCCACGGCGATATGGGACTACCCGAGTGTCGGCGAGCTGGCCGAGCATCTGGCGGCCGAGCTGGCCGAGCGGCGGCCGCAGGCCGCCTGA
- a CDS encoding acyl-CoA dehydrogenase, producing the protein MTDIATRADHLEKLLGDPWDPANPAGFAAAVAADEREETAPAAEAALDEFGLHAEFVPRALGGRLERLDDMIELMRSVYRRDAALGLARAGQLLASVNVWTAGRPEQRWAAAELLTDNRRMACAFHELAHGNDIAGNEFAAQRAGSRLTLHGRKESIANLDRADALVLLARTDPADGPRAHSQLFLGADLLDPDRVRRLARFRSVGLRGVHLGGMRVSGLPVPEEVVLGAPGTGVETASRAFQVTRMALPAMSTALLDTALRVTLHHTRRRRLYGRPAAELPMVRTTLAEAFADLLLCEALSRTAARALQLCPESGSVHAPAVKYLVAGVLTDAVQRLSTVMGAEFYRRDGRHAVFQKIARDIRPVGFGHIARAACLSALLPQLPGLLGRARRAPAPAPEALFTAVAELPELDLPGLRLVAGGRDVLAASLGTALDEDLPRSVRPLVEERVRDFVRLCEVGAALRPRELSIAAEVPVRELAARYTVSLAAAACLGVRRAAAAQDFLARPQWLTAVLSRLEGPAGGPSRDLPREVEDALIEELTDRDDRGLSFGLVGRPYA; encoded by the coding sequence ATGACCGACATCGCCACCCGCGCCGACCACCTGGAGAAACTGCTCGGCGACCCCTGGGACCCCGCCAATCCCGCCGGATTCGCCGCCGCCGTGGCGGCCGACGAACGCGAGGAGACCGCACCGGCCGCCGAGGCGGCACTCGACGAGTTCGGTCTGCACGCCGAGTTCGTCCCCCGGGCGCTCGGCGGTCGCCTCGAGCGCCTCGACGACATGATCGAACTGATGCGGTCGGTGTACCGGCGGGATGCGGCCCTGGGGCTGGCCCGCGCCGGCCAGCTGCTGGCGAGCGTCAACGTCTGGACCGCCGGCCGACCCGAACAGCGCTGGGCCGCAGCCGAGTTGCTGACCGACAACCGTCGCATGGCCTGCGCCTTCCACGAACTCGCCCATGGCAACGACATCGCCGGCAACGAGTTCGCGGCGCAGCGCGCCGGTTCACGACTGACCCTGCACGGCCGCAAGGAGTCCATCGCCAACCTCGACCGGGCAGACGCCCTGGTGCTCCTGGCCCGCACCGACCCCGCCGACGGGCCCCGGGCCCACTCGCAGCTGTTCCTGGGCGCCGATCTGCTCGACCCCGACCGGGTGCGCCGGCTGGCGCGGTTCCGTTCCGTGGGCCTGCGCGGAGTGCATCTGGGCGGCATGCGGGTGAGCGGTCTGCCGGTCCCCGAGGAGGTGGTGCTCGGCGCCCCGGGCACCGGAGTAGAGACCGCCTCGCGGGCCTTCCAGGTGACCCGGATGGCGCTGCCCGCCATGAGTACCGCCCTGCTCGACACCGCCCTGCGCGTCACCCTGCACCACACCCGACGGCGGCGGCTCTACGGCCGTCCGGCCGCCGAGCTGCCGATGGTGCGCACCACCCTGGCCGAGGCGTTCGCGGATCTGCTGCTGTGCGAAGCCCTCTCGCGTACCGCGGCCCGTGCCCTGCAGCTGTGCCCCGAGTCGGGCAGCGTCCACGCACCCGCCGTGAAGTACCTGGTCGCCGGGGTGCTCACGGACGCGGTGCAGCGGCTGTCGACGGTGATGGGCGCGGAGTTCTACCGCCGTGACGGCCGGCACGCCGTGTTCCAGAAGATCGCCCGGGACATCCGGCCGGTCGGCTTCGGCCACATCGCCCGCGCGGCCTGTCTGTCGGCCCTCCTGCCGCAGCTGCCCGGGCTGCTCGGCCGGGCCCGGCGTGCTCCGGCCCCGGCACCGGAAGCGCTGTTCACCGCCGTGGCCGAGCTGCCCGAACTCGATCTGCCCGGGCTGCGGTTGGTGGCGGGCGGCAGGGATGTGCTGGCCGCTTCGCTCGGCACCGCGCTCGACGAGGACCTGCCGCGGTCCGTGCGGCCGCTCGTCGAGGAACGTGTGCGGGACTTCGTGCGGCTGTGCGAGGTCGGGGCGGCCCTGCGGCCCCGGGAGCTGTCGATCGCGGCCGAGGTGCCGGTACGCGAACTGGCCGCCCGCTATACGGTCTCGCTCGCCGCGGCCGCGTGCCTGGGGGTTCGACGCGCCGCTGCGGCGCAGGACTTCCTGGCCCGGCCGCAGTGGCTGACCGCCGTGCTCAGCCGGCTCGAAGGGCCGGCCGGGGGCCCTTCCAGGGACCTGCCGCGGGAGGTCGAGGACGCGCTGATCGAGGAGCTGACGGACCGCGACGACCGCGGTCTGTCCTTCGGGCTCGTCGGCCGCCCGTACGCGTGA
- a CDS encoding acyl-CoA dehydrogenase family protein, with protein sequence MRTVDLPSRLAEWSRPGGPFDPAVLSAHDEAETFPAEACAALDAWGLPAYYVPARHGGRQDRLDEFLALLRTVAAQDLTVAVAHGKTFLGGVCTWLAGDAGPADLLARQVLAGEPVAWGLTEPDGGSDLLAGSLTATRHGSGWQLSGRKWPVNNATRGHLLCVLARTDPAGGPRGFTVFLIDKRATAVDTVRPLPKMPTHGVRGADISGVEFRQTRVPAHALVGTVGGGLELVLKALQLTRIVCVSLSLGAGDHALGLLRRFLHERRLYGRQLASLPHVRTTAGRAAAHQFLAEAVAHTAARAAHQVPEELSVISAVAKAFVPSLIQSQLRLIGDLLGTRGFLTGVEGYGAFAKLERDHQVVPIFDGSTWVNRAALAGVLPLLRPGRRAAASEAASPVHWLREEHHPAPLDMRRLRLMAPRDSVLGALPALVAGLDAREESSKAAAETASLAGALLEAYERLGTDLADVRPTGGPPSTATMRLAERYEWCFAGAAALALHHARPRLRTGPWGTDEAWLHGCLTLVLEGLGRRPAQATRTYDRLGTVVASAPDVPVSVLDDRGPDGPARDGSVEVSAT encoded by the coding sequence ATGAGAACAGTCGACCTCCCCTCCCGGCTCGCCGAGTGGTCCCGCCCGGGCGGCCCCTTCGACCCCGCAGTACTGAGCGCCCACGACGAGGCGGAGACCTTCCCCGCCGAGGCGTGCGCCGCCCTCGACGCCTGGGGGCTGCCCGCGTACTACGTTCCGGCCCGGCACGGCGGCCGGCAGGATCGCCTCGACGAGTTCCTCGCCCTGCTGCGCACGGTCGCCGCCCAGGACCTGACGGTGGCCGTCGCCCACGGCAAGACCTTCCTCGGGGGAGTGTGCACCTGGCTCGCCGGGGACGCCGGGCCGGCCGACCTGCTGGCCCGGCAGGTCCTGGCCGGCGAGCCGGTGGCCTGGGGACTCACCGAGCCCGACGGCGGCAGCGATCTGCTCGCGGGGTCGCTCACCGCGACCCGACACGGCTCCGGCTGGCAGCTGAGCGGGCGCAAATGGCCGGTGAACAACGCGACGCGCGGCCATCTGCTGTGCGTCCTGGCCCGCACCGATCCGGCGGGCGGACCCCGCGGGTTCACCGTCTTCCTGATCGACAAACGGGCCACCGCCGTGGACACCGTACGCCCGCTGCCGAAGATGCCCACCCACGGCGTCCGCGGCGCCGACATCAGCGGTGTGGAGTTCCGGCAGACACGCGTCCCCGCCCACGCCCTCGTCGGCACGGTGGGCGGCGGCCTCGAACTCGTCCTCAAGGCGCTCCAGCTCACCCGGATCGTCTGTGTCTCCCTCTCCCTGGGCGCCGGTGACCACGCACTCGGTCTGCTGCGCCGCTTTTTGCACGAACGCCGGCTGTACGGACGGCAGTTGGCGAGCCTGCCGCATGTGCGCACCACGGCCGGCCGCGCCGCCGCCCATCAGTTCCTCGCCGAGGCCGTCGCCCACACGGCGGCCCGCGCCGCCCATCAGGTGCCCGAGGAACTGAGCGTGATCTCCGCCGTCGCCAAGGCGTTCGTCCCGTCGCTGATACAGAGCCAACTGCGGTTGATCGGCGACCTGCTCGGGACGCGTGGCTTCCTCACCGGAGTCGAGGGCTACGGCGCCTTCGCCAAGCTGGAGCGCGACCATCAGGTCGTGCCGATCTTCGACGGCAGCACCTGGGTCAACCGGGCCGCCCTGGCCGGTGTCCTGCCGCTGCTGCGCCCCGGCCGACGGGCCGCGGCATCCGAGGCCGCGTCGCCGGTGCACTGGCTGCGCGAGGAACACCACCCGGCTCCCCTCGATATGCGCCGGCTGCGGCTGATGGCGCCCCGCGACTCGGTTCTCGGCGCTTTGCCCGCGCTGGTGGCCGGACTCGACGCGCGGGAGGAGTCGTCGAAGGCGGCGGCCGAGACCGCCTCGCTGGCCGGTGCCCTCCTGGAGGCGTACGAGCGTCTGGGCACGGACCTCGCGGACGTACGACCCACCGGTGGCCCGCCGAGCACCGCCACGATGCGGCTCGCCGAACGCTACGAGTGGTGCTTCGCGGGCGCCGCCGCGCTCGCCCTGCACCACGCGCGGCCCCGCCTGCGCACCGGCCCGTGGGGCACGGACGAGGCGTGGCTGCACGGCTGTCTCACCCTGGTCCTGGAGGGCCTGGGCCGCCGGCCGGCCCAGGCTACGCGGACCTACGACCGGCTCGGCACGGTCGTGGCGAGCGCACCGGACGTCCCGGTGAGCGTGCTCGACGACAGGGGGCCGGACGGGCCGGCGCGCGACGGATCTGTGGAGGTATCCGCGACATGA
- a CDS encoding fatty acyl-AMP ligase, protein MADLSGASNVVEIFTEHARARGDHRAVAIVRDPSDPSTAQWLTYEQLDRAARVCARTLLDSCRPGDRALLLLPNSAEFVVAILGCFYAGVVPVPSSMPGRYKQDQRRVRGIARDAAVSCVLTAPDELTDVRAWAGAEALDIPVLIPDVDPVRPAEPFTPHAAGPTDLALLQYTSGSTHDPKGSRVTHRNLLLNALAIDTYLPVREGQRYGGWLPNYHDMGLMGHILSPLLVGHGIALMTPAAFLRRPRAWLELIDHFDIGLSAAPNFAYELCLTRVPEDSIADLNLSRWSQTISGSEPVKASVLADFAQRFAAAGLRSEQITPCYGMAETTLMISTTSGRAPLVLTCDVAALEAGRVTPAADGVGRTLVSCGAPRGLEARIVDPATGRALPAGSVGEIWLRGDLVVDGYWLNAEATHATFGNRVADGPEDDGGWLRTGDLGALVDDEIYVTGRIKEMMIVRGRNIYPHDIEHELRRQHAELRDTVGSVVTVPTDADDTEGRLVVIHEVRRRAVDEELARLAASMRTTVAREFGLRADSVLLLRRGAVRRTTSGKVQRSTMQTLYANGELEPLWADGYPAHGVTVTAGEHR, encoded by the coding sequence ATGGCTGACCTGTCCGGCGCCTCGAACGTCGTCGAGATCTTCACGGAGCACGCCCGCGCCCGCGGCGACCACCGCGCGGTCGCCATCGTGCGCGACCCCAGCGACCCCTCCACCGCCCAGTGGCTGACCTACGAACAGCTGGACCGCGCGGCCCGGGTCTGTGCCCGGACGCTGCTGGACTCCTGCCGCCCGGGCGACCGCGCCCTGCTGCTCCTGCCGAACTCCGCCGAGTTCGTCGTCGCCATTCTCGGCTGCTTCTACGCCGGTGTGGTGCCGGTGCCCTCCTCGATGCCCGGCCGCTACAAGCAGGACCAGCGCCGGGTCCGCGGCATCGCCCGCGACGCCGCGGTGAGCTGCGTACTGACCGCCCCCGACGAACTGACCGACGTCCGCGCCTGGGCCGGTGCGGAGGCCCTGGACATCCCGGTGCTCATCCCGGACGTCGACCCGGTGCGGCCGGCCGAGCCGTTCACACCGCACGCCGCGGGCCCCACCGACCTGGCCCTGCTCCAGTACACCTCAGGATCCACCCATGACCCCAAGGGCAGCCGGGTCACCCACCGCAACCTGCTGCTCAACGCCCTCGCGATCGACACCTACCTGCCCGTGCGCGAAGGCCAGCGCTACGGCGGCTGGCTGCCGAATTACCACGACATGGGCCTGATGGGGCACATCCTGTCCCCGCTGCTCGTCGGCCACGGCATCGCCCTCATGACCCCGGCCGCCTTCCTGCGCCGCCCCCGCGCCTGGCTGGAGCTGATCGACCACTTCGACATCGGCCTGTCCGCCGCCCCCAACTTCGCCTACGAGTTGTGCCTCACCCGCGTCCCCGAGGACTCGATCGCCGACCTCAACCTGTCCCGCTGGAGCCAGACCATCAGTGGCTCCGAGCCGGTCAAGGCAAGCGTCCTGGCGGACTTCGCCCAGCGGTTCGCCGCCGCGGGGCTGCGCAGCGAACAGATCACCCCGTGCTACGGCATGGCCGAGACCACCCTGATGATCTCGACCACGTCCGGCCGGGCCCCGCTCGTGCTCACCTGCGACGTCGCCGCGCTGGAAGCGGGCCGCGTGACGCCCGCGGCGGACGGCGTCGGCCGCACCCTGGTCAGCTGCGGCGCGCCGCGCGGACTGGAGGCCCGTATCGTCGACCCGGCCACCGGCCGGGCCCTCCCGGCCGGTTCGGTCGGCGAGATCTGGCTGCGCGGCGACCTGGTGGTGGACGGCTACTGGCTCAACGCCGAGGCCACCCACGCCACCTTCGGCAACCGTGTCGCCGACGGCCCCGAGGACGACGGCGGCTGGCTGCGCACCGGCGACCTCGGCGCCCTGGTGGACGACGAGATCTACGTCACCGGACGCATCAAGGAGATGATGATCGTCCGAGGGCGCAACATCTACCCGCACGACATCGAGCACGAACTGCGGCGCCAGCACGCGGAGTTGCGGGACACGGTCGGATCCGTCGTCACCGTCCCCACCGACGCCGACGACACCGAGGGCCGGCTTGTGGTCATCCACGAGGTCCGCCGACGTGCCGTCGACGAGGAACTGGCCCGCCTGGCCGCGAGCATGCGCACCACCGTGGCCCGCGAGTTCGGCCTGCGCGCCGACTCCGTCCTGCTGCTGCGACGTGGTGCCGTGCGCCGTACGACCAGCGGCAAGGTCCAGCGGTCCACGATGCAGACCTTGTACGCGAACGGCGAGCTGGAGCCCCTGTGGGCCGACGGCTATCCGGCGCACGGCGTCACCGTCACCGCGGGGGAGCACAGATGA
- a CDS encoding thioesterase II family protein: MCAPHAGGTAQAYRTWHAGLPAGIEVIGVQYPGRQDRLGEPVPASMDELVGPVADAVEPSLGEPLALFGHSMGAVVAYEVTLELERRHGQVVDLLAVSGSRAPHHREKHERHALDDAALIEELRRLNDDFTDLLDAPELLELILPAIRADFGVVARYLRTPPLPVRAPLLALGGSSDPDVAAQDLTHWRACAGGAFSTRVMAGGHFYLADQAPVLDALAPWLPHRRPTAHPAL, translated from the coding sequence GTGTGCGCTCCGCACGCGGGCGGCACCGCACAGGCGTACCGCACCTGGCACGCCGGGCTGCCGGCCGGCATCGAGGTGATCGGCGTGCAGTACCCCGGCCGTCAGGACCGGCTCGGTGAACCCGTCCCGGCCTCCATGGACGAGCTGGTCGGCCCGGTCGCCGACGCCGTGGAGCCGTCCCTCGGCGAGCCGCTGGCACTGTTCGGCCACAGCATGGGCGCCGTCGTCGCCTATGAGGTCACCCTCGAACTCGAACGTCGGCACGGGCAGGTCGTGGACCTGCTCGCCGTCTCCGGTTCGCGGGCTCCCCACCACCGCGAGAAACACGAGCGGCACGCACTGGACGACGCCGCCCTCATCGAGGAACTGCGTCGGCTGAACGACGACTTCACCGACCTGCTGGACGCGCCGGAACTCCTCGAATTGATCCTGCCCGCCATCCGCGCGGACTTCGGTGTGGTGGCCCGCTATCTGCGTACCCCGCCGCTCCCCGTGCGTGCACCCCTGCTCGCCCTGGGCGGCAGCAGCGACCCGGACGTCGCCGCACAGGACCTGACCCATTGGCGGGCCTGCGCCGGCGGCGCCTTCAGCACCCGCGTCATGGCCGGCGGCCACTTCTACCTGGCCGACCAGGCACCCGTGCTCGACGCGCTCGCCCCCTGGCTTCCCCACCGTCGCCCGACAGCTCACCCGGCGCTGTGA